Proteins encoded within one genomic window of Chloroflexota bacterium:
- the miaA gene encoding tRNA (adenosine(37)-N6)-dimethylallyltransferase MiaA, with the protein MSADSRQVYRGLDIGTAKVGAADRARIRHHGLDLVDPDAPFSLSTYVDAVTAALAGIAARGGVAILVGGTGLYLRAVARGIPTAELPADPSVRAEIERSIATAGLATAVARLSALAPTLAARTDPRNPRRVARALEIATLQGDRPLPAPRGYPGPVAWLGLALETDRHRRWIAARARGQFEGGLLAEAADLRTRFEPGLRAFSAIGYREAWGVLDGVLSKEEAVDLDARRNVAFAARQRTWFRREPDVEWRDASDPAAALAAGLALVATLIERSPSRGRGPS; encoded by the coding sequence GTGTCCGCGGACTCGCGCCAGGTGTACCGCGGCCTCGACATCGGAACGGCGAAGGTCGGGGCTGCGGACCGCGCCCGGATCCGTCACCACGGTCTCGACCTCGTCGACCCCGATGCGCCGTTCTCCCTCTCGACCTACGTGGATGCCGTGACAGCGGCGCTGGCCGGGATCGCCGCGCGGGGCGGCGTCGCGATCCTCGTCGGCGGGACGGGGCTGTACCTCCGTGCGGTGGCCCGCGGTATCCCGACCGCCGAACTGCCCGCGGATCCGAGCGTCCGCGCGGAGATCGAACGATCGATCGCCACGGCCGGGCTCGCCACGGCGGTCGCGCGACTCAGCGCGCTCGCCCCGACGCTCGCCGCGCGGACCGATCCACGGAATCCGCGCCGGGTCGCCCGAGCCCTCGAGATCGCCACACTCCAGGGCGACCGACCACTGCCGGCGCCGCGCGGCTATCCGGGACCCGTGGCCTGGCTCGGACTGGCCCTTGAGACGGACCGCCACCGGCGCTGGATCGCGGCTCGCGCGCGCGGCCAGTTCGAGGGCGGACTCCTCGCCGAGGCGGCCGACCTCCGGACGCGCTTCGAGCCCGGGCTCCGGGCCTTCAGTGCGATCGGCTATCGAGAGGCGTGGGGCGTCCTCGACGGCGTCCTCTCGAAGGAGGAGGCGGTCGATCTCGACGCCCGCCGCAACGTCGCCTTCGCCGCACGACAGCGGACGTGGTTCCGTCGCGAGCCAGATGTCGAGTGGCGCGACGCGTCGGATCCGGCGGCTGCTCTCGCCGCGGGTCTCGCGCTCGTCGCCACGCTCATCGAACGTTCACCCTCGCGCGGTCGGGGGCCCTCGTGA